AGGTGAGGGGGCAAAAATCTCAAGCCGAACGCTATTCCAGCCACCCTGAGATCAAAGCTTCGCCTTCACCGCCGCCAACGCATCCTTGCCATCCACGGTCTTCACGCCATCCAGCCACTTGTCCAGCACCGCCGGATTCGCCTTGATCCACGCCTTCGCCGCTTCGGCATTGCTGACTTTCTTGTTCACCACCTCGGCCATGATGCTGTTCTCCATGTCCTGAGTGAACGCCAGATTGGTCAGCAACTTGCCCACATTCGGACAGGCCTCGGCGTAGCCCTTGCGGGTCAGGGTGAACACGCTGCCGGTGTCGCCGAAGTATTTTTCGCCGCCTTTCAGATAGCGCATTTTCAGTTGTACGTTCATCGGGTGCGGGGTCCAGCCGAGGAAGGTGACGAATTTCTGTTTCTTCACCGCCCGCGAGACTTCGGCCAGCATCGCCTGCTCGCTGGATTCGATCAGCTTCCACTGACCCATGTTGAAGTCGTTCTTCTTGATGATGTCCTGCAACGAAATGTTCGCCGGCGCCCCCGAACCGATGCCGTAGATTTTCTTGTCGAACTTGTCGGCGAATTTGTTCAGGTCGGCAAAATCATGCACGCCTGCCTCCCAGACATAGTCAGGAACGGCAAGGGTGAATTCGGTGCCTTCAAGGTTTTTCGCCAGCTGCGTCACGTCGCCAGTGGCAACGAACTTGTCGTAGAAGCCCTGCTGCGCCGGCATCCAGTTGCCGAGAAACACGTCGACCTGGCCGTCCTTCAAACCGCCAAACGTGATCGGCACCGCGAGGGTGTCGACCTTGGCCTTGTAGCCCATGCCGTCCAGCAGAAATCCGGTGATGGCATTGGTCGCGGCGATGTCGCTCCAGCCCGGATCGGCCATCTTCACGGTTTCGCAGCCCTGTTCGGCGAAGGCCGAAGCGCTGCTCAACGCAATCAGGCCGACGGTGACAGCTGTGGATAACTTGCGCATGGACTTCCCCTTAACATTATTGGTTTTGGCAGGGTTGTGGATAACGGGCCTTGCGCTCCAGATCATCCAGATCGATGTGGTTGCGCATGTACTGCTGACTGGCATCGACCAGCGGCTGGTGATCCCAGCTCTTCAGCTTGCCGATGGTTAACGCGTCGGCGACGAAACGGCGTCGGCGCTGGCTGGCCAGGACATCCCGATGGATCGCCGGAATGTCCCACTTACCCCGCGCTTCAGCGAGAAAGTCTTCGAACAGCGGACGATGTTGCGGCGATTGGCTCAGTTCCTCTTCTTCGCGCGGGTCGTTATCCACATCGAAGAGTAGGCACGGGTCGCTTTCGCTGTAGATAAATTTGTAGGCGCCCCGGCGGATCATCATCAAAGGGCTGACGGTGCCTTCGGCCATGTACTCGCCGAACACCTCGTCGTGCCCGCCCTGCCCTTGCAGGTGCGGCAGCAAGGAACGGCCGTCCAGTGGCAAGCCCGGCTCAAGCGTGCCACCGGCCAGATCCACGAACGTCGGCAGCAAATCTGCGGTGGAAACGGCGGCA
This genomic interval from Pseudomonas koreensis contains the following:
- the choX gene encoding choline ABC transporter substrate-binding protein: MRKLSTAVTVGLIALSSASAFAEQGCETVKMADPGWSDIAATNAITGFLLDGMGYKAKVDTLAVPITFGGLKDGQVDVFLGNWMPAQQGFYDKFVATGDVTQLAKNLEGTEFTLAVPDYVWEAGVHDFADLNKFADKFDKKIYGIGSGAPANISLQDIIKKNDFNMGQWKLIESSEQAMLAEVSRAVKKQKFVTFLGWTPHPMNVQLKMRYLKGGEKYFGDTGSVFTLTRKGYAEACPNVGKLLTNLAFTQDMENSIMAEVVNKKVSNAEAAKAWIKANPAVLDKWLDGVKTVDGKDALAAVKAKL